A genome region from Triticum aestivum cultivar Chinese Spring chromosome 2B, IWGSC CS RefSeq v2.1, whole genome shotgun sequence includes the following:
- the LOC123040589 gene encoding NAC domain-containing protein 92 has translation MSDVTAVMDLEVEEPQLALPPGFRFHPTDEEVVTHYLTRKVLRESFSCQVITDVDLNKNEPWELPGLAKMGEKEWFFFVHKGRKYPTGTRTNRATKKGYWKATGKDKEIFRGKGRDAVLVGMKKTLVFYTGRAPSGGKTPWVMHEYRLEGELPHRLPRTAKDDWAVCRVFNKDLAARNAPQMAPAADGGMEDPLAFLDDLLIDTDLFDDADLPMLMDSPSGADDFAGASSSTCSAALPLEPDAELPVLHPQQQQSPNYFFMPATANGNLGGAEYSPYQAMGDQQAAIRRYCKPKAEVASSSALLSPSLGLDTAALAGAETSFLMPSSRSYLDLEELFRGEPLMDYSNMWKI, from the exons ATGTCGGACGTGACGGCGGTGATGGATCTGGAGGTGGAGGAGCCGCAGCTGGCGCTTCCACCGGGGTTCCGGTTCCACCCCACCGACGAGGAGGTGGTCACCCACTACCTCACCCGCAAGGTCCTCCGCGAATCCTTCTCCTGCCAAGTGATCACCGACGTCGACCTCAACAAGAACGAGCCGTGGGAGCTCCCGG GCCTCGCGAAGATGGGCGAGAAGGAGTGGTTCTTCTTCGTGCACAAGGGTCGGAAGTACCCGACGGGGACGCGCACCAACCGGGCGACGAAGAAGGGGTACTGGAAGGCGACGGGGAAGGACAAGGAGATCTTCCGCGGCAAGGGCCGGGACGCCGTCCTCGTCGGCATGAAGAAGACGCTCGTCTTCTACACCGGCCGCGCCCCCAGCGGCGGGAAGACGCCGTGGGTGATGCACGAGTACCGCCTCGAGGGCGAGCTGCCCCATCGCCTTCCCCGCACCGCCAAG GACGATTGGGCTGTTTGCCGGGTGTTCAACAAAGACTTGGCGGCGAGGAATGCGCCCCAGATGGCGCCGGCGGCCGACGGTGGCATGGaggacccgctcgccttcctcgaTGACTTGCTCATCGACACCGACCTGTTCGACGACGCGGACCTGCCGATGCTCATGGACTCTCCGTCTGGCGCTGACGACTTCGCCGGCGCTTCGAGCTCCACCTGCAGCGCGGCCCTGCCGCTTGAGCCGGACGCGGAGCTACCGGTGCTGcatccgcagcagcagcagagCCCCAACTACTTCTTCATGCCGGCGACGGCCAACGGCAATCTTGGCGGCGCCGAGTACTCACCCTACCAGGCTATGGGGGACCAGCAGGCCGCGATCCGCAGGTACTGCAAGCCGAAGGCGGAGGTAGCGTCTTCGTCGGCGCTGCTGAGCCCTTCGCTGGGCTTGGACACGGCGGCGCTTGCCGGCGCGGAGACCTCCTTCCTGATGCCGTCATCGCGGTCGTACCTCGATCTGGAGGAGCTGTTCCGGGGCGAGCCTCTCATGGACTACTCCAACATGTGGAAGATCTGA